In Rhipicephalus microplus isolate Deutch F79 chromosome 9, USDA_Rmic, whole genome shotgun sequence, one genomic interval encodes:
- the LOC119164861 gene encoding group XIIA secretory phospholipase A2-like → MSNLHATLLSSLLLLAFVLGPSSMARGLKHGVTGDVNCEFRCPHSLKPTPRALHESSSNGCGTEAFRLPASALPHPDFEACCNEHDVCYDTCLSDKAQCDAAFDACMKRICDTKVVSGVHSCVSTAHLFMSLTTSLGCEPFINSQKQACVCKPEGDL, encoded by the coding sequence ATGTCTAACCTCCACGCCACGCTGCTCTCCAGTCTTCTACTGCTGGCCTTCGTCTTGGGTCCCTCTTCGATGGCTCGAGGTCTCAAGCACGGCGTCACCGGTGACGTCAACTGCGAGTTCCGCTGCCCGCACTCTCTGAAACCCACGCCGCGCGCCCTCCACGAGAGTTCTTCGAACGGCTGCGGCACCGAGGCGTTTCGGCTTCCGGCATCGGCGCTGCCGCACCCGGACTTCGAGGCCTGCTGCAACGAGCATGACGTCTGCTACGACACGTGCCTCTCGGACAAGGCGCAGTGCGACGCGGCCTTCGACGCTTGCATGAAGCGCATCTGCGACACCAAGGTAGTGTCCGGCGTGCACTCGTGCGTCTCGACGGCCCACCTGTTTATGAGCTTGACCACAAGCCTGGGCTGCGAGCCCTTCATAAACTCTCAGAAGCAGGCTTGCGTGTGCAAGCCCGAAGGTGACCTGTAG